The sequence TCATAATCTAAACGATTAATCTCGAAGTCGCCACGAAACCAAGCTGTATCTTGATTTGTAATAAATTCAAAAGGAATGGTAACCGGTTTTGTGAGGTCTTTTATAGTCAGATCTCCTTCTACAATAAAATATTCTCCCACTTTTCTAAAGCTCGTTGAAGCAAAGCTAATTGCGGGAAATTTTTCCACATCAAAAAAATCAGGACTTTTTAAATGGCTGTCTCTTTTTCTGTTTTTTGTAAAGATACTCGATGAGCTTACACTGGCTTTTATAGTAGAGCGCGAAACTTCGTCGGGATAAAATTCAATGTCACTTTTTAAATTCGAAAGACTTCCTTTCACATCCTTTCCAAATGGACCATCAATTTTAAAAGTCACCCGGGCACCTCTCAAAGGCTGCCAGTTGGCCTCAATCAAAAGGCCAGCCGAACAAAGAATACCTATACAAAAAAGCGCTACAATTTTTTTCATGGCTAAATCTTTATCTAAGATAACGATTCTGCCAGAATAAGGCTGAGCAAAGCTTATGCACACTCTAAAGTTTGTGAAAACAGATTTAGATCATTTCTGCCTGCGGAAAATAAAATTACCTTTACCCACATGGAAACAAAAGATAGTAATGGCAATATTCTTGCAGATGGAGATTCAGTAACACTTACAAAAGACCTCAAGGTAAAAGGATCTTCCATCGTTTTAAAAAGAGGCAAAACGGTTAAGAATATTAAGCTTACGGAAGATCCGGCAGAAGTAGATTGTCGTGTTGACGGAAGCAGTATAGTTTTAAGAACAGAGTTTTTGAAAAAAATTTAAACATCCATTTAGTATATGGCACCAAAAGGAAAGCTTCTGATTATTGGGGGACATGAGGAAAAAGGGGACGAAGAAGAAAGCTTAAACGTTGTAAAACGCGTAAAAGGCTATGAACCTTTTGAAATACTTGGCTCTCTTATTAATAAAACCGCCGGGTCAGAGACGATAATCGAAATTATCACATCTGCTTCCTCCGTTCCTGAGGAGATAGAAGAGTGGTACCTTGAAGCTTACAAGCGAGAAGGCTTTCATAAAATTGGCTTCTTACATATGGATAAGTGGACAAGGGATGAGGAAACGGTCTACCTCGAACGCATTAAAAAAGCACACGCCGTTTTTTTTACCGGGGGCGATCAGGTAAAACTGGTTAAAACTATAAAAGGAAGCGAAATTCTTAAAGCTGTTATAAAAAAATACCAGGAAGACGAACAATTTATACTTGCGGGTACCAGCGCCGGAGCCATGTCTCTCTCTGACATTATTATTGAAGATGGTTTGATCGGTGAAGTTCTTTTTAAAGACGATTTGCAGATAGGAAAAGGATTTGGTTTGATTAGTAATATGATTGTAGACACACATTTTATTCAGCGCGGCCGCTTTGCAAGATTAGCGCAGGCAGTGATACAAAATCCTTCCTGTCTGGGGATTGGTCTGAGTGAAAATACATCGTTGCTAATTAGTGGTGAGAATGAAGCAGAATGCAAAGGTTCGGGTATGGTTATTATTATAGATGCCAGTAAAATGGGGCAGAATAATGGTAACGATGCCAACGAGAATACGGCAATAGTGGCTGAAAATCTCACCGTGCATATCCTTGCAGATAGTTGCAAGTTCTTTTTAAAAGATAAAAAATTTGTTATGGCCTAATACTACTTTAGCCCTTTAGAATTTTTTGTTGTCTCTGAACTTTGTCTTTCTCCAGAATTCTAATCACGTATATACCATTTGGAACGTCGTCAATGGCTATAGCAGTGAGTTCTTCAGAGATTTTACTACTATAAATTAATTGACCCAAAGCATTGTAGATCTCCACTCTTGTATTTTGGGTAACATCGCCCAAATGAATTGTAAAGGCTCCGTTATTTGGATTAGGAAACACAGAGAAAATTGATTCTCCCGTTTCCTCTAATGGGAAAGAATTACTTTTTTTACTTACCGAATTTGCCAGGTATTCTGTATAACACAAATCAACATGTTGTGTGAATTCTACGGTACTTTTACATCCAGCAGTATTAATACCGGTAACTTTGTAGGTTTGCGTCTCAATAGGGGTAATAGTCATTTGCGAAGCAATCGGACCAAACTCCCATTCATAATAAGTGGTACCGCTTACAGTAAGCGTTGCTGTTTCATTAGCACATACACTGGTTGCATTACTTGTAACTGTTAAACTTGGACTGGGATAAACCATCACCACCTCCATAGATGTAATTTCGCTGCGAACCCCATTATTTTCTGCTACAGCATAGTAAGTATAATAACCGGTACTGAGAATGGGAGTTATAAAAATCGGGCCTGTTGCTACAGGAGTGCCAAGCGGCGGTGGAACGGTGTACCAGTATATAGAATGCCCGCTGGTTGCCGTTAAACGTGTGCTGTGACCTGTACAAATTTCTAGGTCACTCGCATGGCTGGTTAGTATAGGAGCCGCGGGTTGTGCAAAAGAATTGTAAGTTGATAGGTTTAATCTCTCCAGGTCCGATAAATAAGAATACTCACCTCTC is a genomic window of Sphingobacteriaceae bacterium containing:
- a CDS encoding PhnA protein, with translation METKDSNGNILADGDSVTLTKDLKVKGSSIVLKRGKTVKNIKLTEDPAEVDCRVDGSSIVLRTEFLKKI
- a CDS encoding cyanophycinase, with product MAPKGKLLIIGGHEEKGDEEESLNVVKRVKGYEPFEILGSLINKTAGSETIIEIITSASSVPEEIEEWYLEAYKREGFHKIGFLHMDKWTRDEETVYLERIKKAHAVFFTGGDQVKLVKTIKGSEILKAVIKKYQEDEQFILAGTSAGAMSLSDIIIEDGLIGEVLFKDDLQIGKGFGLISNMIVDTHFIQRGRFARLAQAVIQNPSCLGIGLSENTSLLISGENEAECKGSGMVIIIDASKMGQNNGNDANENTAIVAENLTVHILADSCKFFLKDKKFVMA